From Chryseotalea sp. WA131a:
AAGAAGTATAAATGCCTCTGCCACATTAAACGATCTAAAATAGACGTAGACACCAAACGAAATCAGGGCCATCAAGCTAAACGGAAGCATAGCTATTAAAAATTGGTGTACCGAACGACCGGTTGACTGTTTGAAGTAGGATGCTTGGTGCTGCATCGATTGCAACGAGTGCCATAAACAAAAGGCGATGATAAAACCTGCCAAAAGCGGAGTGAGAAAATACCAAATAGTGACAATGATAAATTGAGTGAAGTACAAAAGAATATTTTTTCGTTCGAAAGTTAGTAGGCTTATGATGTATACGGTACCAAAGACGGCAATCAAAATAAATGGCCATGCGGAATGAGTTGAGGATGTTGAAACTATTGTCGTGTTAGTAGTAGTCGAAAGCATTTGCAGAAAAATACCAATGGCCTCGTCAAAATGAAGAAGTACAGGTAATGCTAAAACCCAAATTCCCCAAAGCCACGAGGGTGTATATTTAAACGATTCATTTTCAAAATTGGATTGGCCAAAATGATGGAAGGAAATGACGAAAAAAAGGAGCAGAGCCAATAAAGGTGCGATCCACCAAAGCACTAAGTAGAGCAGCATGGTTCCCAAGTAGACTGCTAAAAATTTCATCATCCCTTTTGCCGACTTGTCCGATCGATACAAATAATCATTTGAGCCATGCGGTATTCCGACAGTACAAAGTAAAATACCACATAAAATTGCCTGGGCCTTAACTGTAATTGGAATTAAGGAAACTAATACAATAAGGATAAGTTGTATAGCGATTTGTGCTTTAAATAGTTTTGATTGAATATACATTACTTGCCTAGTAAATGATCTGTCAATGATTTTAAAAACAATCGAATTGGTAATCTTGAGAAAATTGCAATTTCTTCAAAGATTGTCGTTTCCTCATCTAAAAACTTTAGAATACGTTGAATGGATTGTGTTCGAAACAATTGTTCGAAAATCTCTTTTCCTCTGTTGGGTTGATTTTGTAAAATCCGTAAGAGCAAAATGTCATACAAACGGAATCGGTAGGAGCGATACATAGAAGGAAGAGACCTCTTTTCTTTCAATGATATTGCCAATGCATTTGCATACGCTTGCATGCGCTTAAAACCAAATCCTGTTGTTGGCTTGATGGCTCCACCCGGTGTGCCAATGTAAATGATTCGCTCATCGGTTGAAAGTTGCTTTCGTTTGATATCAAATTGAGGAGTCATCGGAATAGATCCGATTTCTAATTCCGTTATTTTATAACTTCCACCTTTTTTTTCCATGTAAACGCGAAGGGATTCTTCTGCTTCGGCTTTTGATAACTTTTCTTTTCCGAACCTCGTTAACTCGATCAAAGCTTCATTATCTGAGAAGGGCAACTCATACATAAACTGCGTATAGCCACCTTGCGCTACATCAAAGTCCATCATTGACATACTATGGGCATCGAATTTTCTTTCGGTTGTTTCCACCCGCCAGCCTACAAATGATTGCCATAAGAATAGATCCGTTTTTTTCTTTAATCGTGTTTTTAAAAATCGTTGTTGTGAAAGTTGATAGTCAGCACTTGTGCTTCGACCAGAGGGAAGTGCGGAGAGAAATATTCGGTCGGTTACCCAAGTTTGAGTGTTGGTAACAACTTCTACATGTGTTTGCAGTTGGTTTACTTCTAAAACTTCTTCGGTCAACCACGAAATGGAAGGGCTTTTTCTTAGTTCATTTTTGAGGTGCGAATAGAAATCCGCACTCCGAACATGGTAGTAGCGATAGGGAGAAAGATCTATTGGTTTATTGGATAAGTTTAGCTGTAAGATTGATTGCCACTCTTTACTAATCATTTTTTCAGGTGACAGTGGTTCTTCAGACCAATAACACCAAGTCCGATCATTGTTTTTTTGGGCATCTGATTCTACGATGCACAGCGTTTTAGATTGAAGCAATCCATGTTGCAATAAAGCACGCGCTAGCCACAGCCCCGAAGCGCCTGCGCCAACAATGGTGTAGTTATATGAAGTTTGTTTCTGCATAAGTGAACCAAAAAAAACGGAGCCCAATAATGAGCTCCGTTTTAAAACTTTCTTACCGTGATTTACTCACGATTATTTTCCTTTACTTCCTACAGCAACGCTGTACACTACTAAACCAAATCCAATTTTATTGATGGCATCAGCAATGTTATAAAACAAGTCTACGTTGGAAGCACTCCAGCCAAGTCCTGTATTGAGCCATCCTCCAGGCATACACATATACCCAATCGGATAGACAGCCCATCCTACTAATACGAACCAAGCAAGAATTTTTACGCCTCTTTCTACCACAGGGTCGCCCGAATTTTTGGCAAGGTTAGCCACCTCACCGAACCAAGCTGTATATAAAATATACACATAGCCGATTGTAGAAATGGCTCCCCAAATAAATGAGTGGCTTGATGACCCATCTGTGAAAGCTTCTCCAATATAACCGGTTACCAACATCCAAACAGCCGCAATGATAAGTTTCCACAACAAGGCGATTTTGGCACCCGCTGCTTTTGTCAGCAAATAAAACTCAACACACATCAATGGTACAGTCAAAGTCCAATCGATATAACGAAGGGCAGTTGGAGTTTGGCCAGTTGCCAAGTAGTAGTCGCGCATGTAGTAATAGTGCACGGCTGCAATACCGGTAATCAAACCAGAAACCAACAATGATAATTTCCACTTGCCATCTACGCTGCTTCTTTCCATGAAGAAGAAAACAGCTGATGCAAGCATGGCCATGTAGCCAGTAAAGAATGTGAAAGCAATCGGATCATCCACTGGGATTTTCACGATATCGAGCAATAAAGTGTTCATATGGGTAAAATGTTTAAGGTTTTAAATTAATTATCAAACACAGCCTTGTTTAAGTTGTTACAATCGTTTGAAATATTTATTGATTTTTTTTCTTTGTTTAATCTGCAAGGTTTAATAATATATTTTAGTTAAACAGTAATCATATAAAAATTCAGTTGAGTCATCGAAAACAAATATTTTTTTCTATTTCATTTTAAAAAAATGTTCACTTTTTTTCTAAATAAGGTCAGTTTCGTTGAACAAAAAACTATTTCATCTCTCAGCTACAATTTTAAAAAACAACGGATTTAGCAATAAACATAAGCACAGTTGCAGTGTTCATCAGCCATGAACTCTTCACGGCAATTTTTAGACAGTCAACGGTTACAAGCGGACAAAGAAGCAGATGGCTTAATTGAGCAGACTTTCAATTCCCATCACCAAGGGGATTTATATCAACTTTTGAAGATGGCGGATAATCAAATTGAGCACGGGCAAAATTCTTCAATAAAGAACTTTTTAATTGCCAAAAAAGAGAAACCCAGTTGGTTTAACGAAAAGAAATTACAAAATGGCCAAAAGTTGTTCAAACAGTATGCCTTGGAAATGATGGCATTGCTTGGCGCGATGTCATTGCCCTATTGCTATGCGGCATCTCCTGGTAACAAAGCACTTTACTTGTCTGATAAGATGCGAAACTCACCGGGCAAGCGGTTGATAGACACAGCTTCGTTTGTGATAGCCGTTTTGTCGCCAGGCAGTTTTACCGATAGCTCGCACGGATACATCCATATCAATAAAGTGAGACTTATTCATGCCATGGCGAGGTACTATTTAAAAAAGCTGCCGACTTGGAATATGGAATGGGGGGTACCCATTAATCAAGAAGATATGGCAGGCACCAACTTGGCTTTCTCGTACGTTATCTTATTGGGCATGCAGCAATCTGGTTTTATTCTTTCCGACAAGGAGAAAGAAGATTTTATTTTTGCGTGGCGATACATTGGGTATCAATTAAACATTGATGAAGAGTTGCTGCCGGCTTCTTTTAGTGAAGCCCGAATTTTGGCAACTACCATTAAAAACAGAAACTTTAAAAAAACGGAAGAGGGTATTGTGTTGACGCGAGAGCTATTGAGTTACTACAAACAAAGCGTTCCAGCTGACCAAGCGGAATTGGTTTCCTCTCAAATTAGATTTTACTTGGGCAATGAAGTGGCCGAATACATTGGCCTGCCAAGCGACCCCATTCGATACAAGCTAGCAGCAACACTCAGTACGGCAAAGTCATTGCAGAGTATGCTATCCGCACCGCCCGATAGTTATCAAAAGATGATTTCGCAGCACGCACTCTTGAAAAAGAAGTTTGCGGGTTAATTACCTTTCAAGACTTTTTACGTTCGTGCCAGGTTTAGCGTACTCATACCGATCAATATGATGTGTGGAGTAATATCCATCAATTCCATTGCTGCAAAGTGAAGACACTTTGTCGAGTTCCAGAAATCCGTCAGATGAAACTATGAATGGATCCAGTTTCACTTCTTGAATTTTTCCGATCACTAAGAAGGTGTCGTTTAGGTGGATGGGGATTACCTCTTCCAATGTCAAACCATATTTTACTTTGCTCTCTTTCACAAATGGGGCGGCCATGTTCTCTGAAAATTCAGGCGTAAGCCCCACTTCATCGAACTCACTCACCTCAGCAGGATATTTTGCACTTGTTTGGTGTGCTTGTTCCAAAATGGATGGATGAATGTGATTGATGGTGTAAACTCCAGTAGATTGAATATTTGCCAGCGTATGTGGCGCTGCCTTGATTGGTCGGTTGATGTATCCCACCAAGGCTGGATCAGAGCCGATGTGAACGATGCTGCTGAAAATACCCAAATTGGTTTGGCCTTTGTTATTGATTGTGCCGATCAAGCTTGCAGATTTGAAGCCCGTCAGGCTGTTGATAAAATTCGCTCGGTAAAACCGTTCCCACCCTTGGATAGTTGTTGATGAAATGATTTGCATTTTTTGTCAAGTATTTTTTGGTTATATCAATACGTGTCAGTTGATGGTTTCAAAAAAGCGCTCGGCTTGTTTCAGGTGACTTTGCTGCTTCTCTTTTGGCATTTTATCAAAAGTCTTCACCAACATTCCTAACCGCGGATTCTTCAAAAAGAAATCGCGGTGCACATGCATGAATCTCCAAAACAACCCATCCCATATCGGTTGCCAATCGCCTTTTTCATAATCACTCATTTTCATTAAGTAATTGCTGCCGCTGATGTAGGGCTTGGTGGCCATCAATCCGCCATCGGCAAACTGGCTCATCCCATACACGTTCGGCACCATCACCCAATCATAGGCATCGATGAATAACTCCATAAACCAGCGATACACTTCATCGGGATCAAACTCGCACAGCAACATGAAGTTGCCTAGCACCATTAACCGCTCTATGTGATGACAGTAACCGGTAGCCAATACTTTTTTGATGGTGCTATCGATCGGTGAAATACCCGTGGTGCCATCCCAAAATGATTTCGGAATTTTGCGTGTGAATTTCCAATAGTTTTTTGTTCGCTCTTCGCTGCCTTTGTGTTCGTACACACCCCTGATGAATTCTCTCCAGCCCAGAATTTGACGAATGAATCCTTCCAAAGAATTGAGCGGCACGTCATTTTTGTTGGCGAATGAAATGGCTTGGTCAATGATCTCTTTTGGAGTTAGTAAACCCACATTCATCATCGGGGTGAGAACGCTGTGGTGCAAAATACTTTCATGGTTGACGAGTGCATCTTCGTATTCGCCAAATTCAGCAAAACGATTTTGAAAAAATTGCTTGAGCCAATCACGACTTTCCGTAAAAGTTGTTGGATAAATAAACGCCTTGTTGATTTCCCCGTAA
This genomic window contains:
- a CDS encoding Brp/Blh family beta-carotene 15,15'-dioxygenase, with the translated sequence MYIQSKLFKAQIAIQLILIVLVSLIPITVKAQAILCGILLCTVGIPHGSNDYLYRSDKSAKGMMKFLAVYLGTMLLYLVLWWIAPLLALLLFFVISFHHFGQSNFENESFKYTPSWLWGIWVLALPVLLHFDEAIGIFLQMLSTTTNTTIVSTSSTHSAWPFILIAVFGTVYIISLLTFERKNILLYFTQFIIVTIWYFLTPLLAGFIIAFCLWHSLQSMQHQASYFKQSTGRSVHQFLIAMLPFSLMALISFGVYVYFRSFNVAEAFILLSIITLPHVIVMHRLYHKTNHVLNVE
- a CDS encoding cryptochrome/photolyase family protein, producing the protein MKNSVTLVFPHQLFEQHPAIAKNRPVLIIEELLFFKQYNFHKQKLVFHRASMKAYQRVLQSKGYEVTYIEANDKLADVRNLLPFLKKKGVGEIHYCDVTDYLLERRIAKQITTLKMNVVKYDSPLFILTSDQINDYFANKKRFYQTDFYTRQRKQFKILVDEQLQPTGGKWTFDTENRLKYPKSKKAPEVVFPKQNEHWVEAVEYVNKNYQNNYGEINKAFIYPTTFTESRDWLKQFFQNRFAEFGEYEDALVNHESILHHSVLTPMMNVGLLTPKEIIDQAISFANKNDVPLNSLEGFIRQILGWREFIRGVYEHKGSEERTKNYWKFTRKIPKSFWDGTTGISPIDSTIKKVLATGYCHHIERLMVLGNFMLLCEFDPDEVYRWFMELFIDAYDWVMVPNVYGMSQFADGGLMATKPYISGSNYLMKMSDYEKGDWQPIWDGLFWRFMHVHRDFFLKNPRLGMLVKTFDKMPKEKQQSHLKQAERFFETIN
- a CDS encoding flavin reductase, which gives rise to MQIISSTTIQGWERFYRANFINSLTGFKSASLIGTINNKGQTNLGIFSSIVHIGSDPALVGYINRPIKAAPHTLANIQSTGVYTINHIHPSILEQAHQTSAKYPAEVSEFDEVGLTPEFSENMAAPFVKESKVKYGLTLEEVIPIHLNDTFLVIGKIQEVKLDPFIVSSDGFLELDKVSSLCSNGIDGYYSTHHIDRYEYAKPGTNVKSLER
- a CDS encoding DUF2236 domain-containing protein, whose translation is MNSSRQFLDSQRLQADKEADGLIEQTFNSHHQGDLYQLLKMADNQIEHGQNSSIKNFLIAKKEKPSWFNEKKLQNGQKLFKQYALEMMALLGAMSLPYCYAASPGNKALYLSDKMRNSPGKRLIDTASFVIAVLSPGSFTDSSHGYIHINKVRLIHAMARYYLKKLPTWNMEWGVPINQEDMAGTNLAFSYVILLGMQQSGFILSDKEKEDFIFAWRYIGYQLNIDEELLPASFSEARILATTIKNRNFKKTEEGIVLTRELLSYYKQSVPADQAELVSSQIRFYLGNEVAEYIGLPSDPIRYKLAATLSTAKSLQSMLSAPPDSYQKMISQHALLKKKFAG
- a CDS encoding bacteriorhodopsin, producing MNTLLLDIVKIPVDDPIAFTFFTGYMAMLASAVFFFMERSSVDGKWKLSLLVSGLITGIAAVHYYYMRDYYLATGQTPTALRYIDWTLTVPLMCVEFYLLTKAAGAKIALLWKLIIAAVWMLVTGYIGEAFTDGSSSHSFIWGAISTIGYVYILYTAWFGEVANLAKNSGDPVVERGVKILAWFVLVGWAVYPIGYMCMPGGWLNTGLGWSASNVDLFYNIADAINKIGFGLVVYSVAVGSKGK